The Arenibacter algicola region TAACATGTCAATCCCATTTCTATTGGATTTATCCAGAGATGTTGGAAAACGCAAAGTTATTTTAACGTATAAACTAAGTTGAATTAGGAGGTTAAATCTTAACTGTTCTTTCGGGATTGTGGAACACTTTTTTTCGGCTTGGGAAATGAACAAATTTTAATGGCAGTAGAAGGTAATATGGTACTTTCTATTTTTGTGCCTGCAACGGATACAATGCCAATTTAAGGGAAAAAAGCCAACTGCAGCAATAGGGTAATCTATAACTGGTATACAGGAGTAAAAACAGACATATGGTTCATGGCCTGTTGAAGTATGAAGAGGTTATGGATGTAGTTCAAATGGAAAATATCTTTGTTTATTTCAAGTTAGAGGAAGTGGTCCATGCTTTAAGGTCATGAAGTGAATAGTTGACCTAAAAGTTTGCTCAATTCTTTTGCAGTGCAACAAGTTCCTCTAAGACTTCCTGGGCTTCTGCATACTTTTTGTCGCTTTCAGATCGGTTGATGCTGGAAAGTGTATGCCACTCCTTCATAAGTCCATTGTATTTTTCTTGAAGTTTTTTTTCCTTGGATTTGTTTTTGAATATTCCGAACATGATTATTTTATTAAGAATTTAGTTATTTTAGAACTCATGGGATTGGTGTTGGAAAAGAAATAATCGACTAAATTCCCCTTTTCGTCCACTAGATATTTTTGAAAATTCCATTTCACTGTAGAATTTTTATGGCCATTTACATCTTTGTTAGTAAGCCATCTGTATAAGGGGTGTTGGTTTTTTCCTTTAACATCGATCTTTTCGGTCATTAAGAATTTTACCCCATAATTTACTTCACAAAATGTTTCAATATCTGCAGGGCTACCTGGTTCTTGGCCCCCAAATTGATTACAGGGCAATCCTATAACCACTAAATTATTTTTATAGGAATCTTGGAGTTCCTGTAATTGCTTGTATTGGGGGGTAAAGCCACATTTTGAAGCCACATTTACAAAAAGGATATACTTTCCCTCAAAGTCTTTCAAATTTATGTGCGCAGCGCTTAGGCTGTTTATTTTGACATCATATATGGATTGCCGATCCATCTTTTCCTTGGGTATGGAACTGGTGAATAAGGTTGCGGCAAATGTTTTGAAGGGGTTCATACATTAAATTTTAAATGTTACAATTCCATAGTCCATTTCAAATATTTGACCTGAGATCGAGGATGCTTTTTCAGACAATAGAAATTCGGCCATTCCCGCTACTTCCTTGGGATCTAGGAATTTCTTTAAAGGATGACGTTCTTTAATATTTTCGATCATCTTTTCATTGCGCAGAAGTTTTGAAGCCAATTCGGTATCAGTAACCGTAGGTGCAATGGCATTAATACGTATCGTGGGCGCCAATTCGGCACCTAGGGATTTCACCAAACCTTCCACGCCAGATTTGGCTGTGGCAATACTGGCGTGGTACGGCATTCCTAATTTGGAGGCCACAGTGCTAAAAAGTAACACTGATGGGTGTTGCCCTTTTTTTAATACCTCCAAATACTTCTGAATGGCCTTGACGGCACCAATAACATTTATTTCAAAATCTTCCCTAAAGTCTTCCAAACTAAAACGCGAAATAGGTTTTAAATTGATGCTTCCGGGACAGTACACTATGGCATCCAGTGCAGTAATTTCAGGCAAATCGTCCTTAAGGATATCAACATTGTAATGTGTTAGGTTGCCGTGAGTATATTCTGGTGCCGTCCTACTAAGATTGATTACTTTATGGGAATCTACCAAATTACCAACAATAGCTTTTCCTATTCCCTTACTGCCTCCTACAATGACTATTGTCTTCATTTTTTTGTATTAAATTTTGGTAACCAAATGTTTGCCTTTTAGCCTTTTTTCTACTATACGTTTTATGGCGGTCAGGCGCTTCATGATATCCATAACCTTGTCATCCTTCTTGCTTTTATAAATTTCATTCAGTCCCAGGATTAGCGCTTTTGCTTTCCTCGAAATTTCAATTCTGTCGCTGGTGGAGAGCGATTTTAGTTTTCTTTGTTCAAATTCCAGTGCTTCGTTAATGAGGTCCATAATATTAATTTTTAAGATAGTTTTGTAATTCTGCTACTTTTGATGGAGTATTAAATTTACCTCCATAATAGGAGGTTACAGTTGCGGATGTTTCATCTTTAATGCCCCTTGATGACACACAAAGGTGTTTGGCATCTATAATTACCGCAACGTCGTCAGTGCCTAAAATACGTTTCAAATCCTCTGCGATTTGATTGGTAAGGCGTTCCTGTACCTGTGGCCTTTTGGCATAGTACTGTACAATTCTGTTCAACTTGGACAGGCCTATTACTTTTCCGGAAGAGATATAGGCCACATGTGCTTTTCCAATGATGGGTACAAAGTGGTGTTCGCAGTTGGAATAGAAAGTAATATTCTTTTCCACCAACATTTGATTGTACTGATATTTATTATCGAATAATGCTATTTTTGGCTTGTTTGCCGGATTTAAACCAGAGAAAATCTCATCGATATACATCTTGGCAACTCGCTCAGGAGTACCTTTCAGGGAATCATCTGTAAGATCCAATCCCATGACATCCATAATCTCCTGAAATAATAATGCAATACGTTGTTTTTTTTCTGTGTCCGACAGTTTAAAGGCATCTGGCTTCATTGGGGTTTCCAAACCTGTATAGAGGTGGTCGTCGCCGATATCCTCATGGGTGAAACCATTTAATTTATGTCCGTTTTTTTTGTTTAGGGTTAAGGTATCTATATTCATAATATCTTTTTAGTGTGCTGTACTTATGTACTCATCCCATAAGTCAAAGCACTTTTATCGTTTTGAAATTGAGTTATGTGTAATCTGTTTTTGTCTAGAACATTTAAAACGACCTTCTACAAAAGTTCTTAATTTTTGATGTTTGGTGGCCCGTCCTTGAACGCGTTGGCGCCACATTTTAAAACTACTTGGTTTCATTTCCCGTCGCATAAGCTTAATTACTTCTTGCTCACGCATAGAGAACTGATAGATTATGGCTTCAAATGGAGTTCTGTCTTCCCAGGCCATTTCAATAATACGGTCTATATCCCTTTCGCTCAAACTCATTTGAAATTTAAAAAATCATATTTTGACTCATATTTAGCTTTTTGTCTCATCAATTTAAGTAGGAGAGGTTTACTCTGTTCAAAGGCCCCATCTTTTCTGAACCTAACAAATCGCCCTTGGGCATATAGACTGCTATAGTCACCTTTGTAAATAACCAATTGATAAAATGGAATGACCCATGTAAAATTGATGGTACCTTTGATTATTCTCACCAATATTCCCAGCGGGCGTAATTCTATATTGGCATAAGTTGCATCAAAAGTACTGTTGAGATAATCTTTCATATTATCACTGGATTCCTCAATAACCATTCTTTTAGAAACAGTTCCTTTCATTTTAATAGTTTTTATAAAGCTGAAAGGTTTCCCGACCAAATCATTTATAAGTAGGGAAATATCTTTGTTTCTATGTGAGGTTTCTAAAATCATATTACTTCTGCACTATACTCAAAGCTACAAAATGTTTAAGTATTGTGAAAATAAGTTAAACAGAATTGGATTCTATTTTCTTATGGTGGTATAGGCTAATACTATATAAAGGAACTCTAATTGGTCACCAATTTATTGATAAGTCCATTGAAGATTAATCCATGGAAGGGAAACACGCTGTACCAATACAGACGGCCGGCAAGCCCTCGGGGCCGAAAAGTAGCGGTTTGTTTCAGAAGTCCATTTTCAATTTTAAATTCTAACCAAGCTTCTCCTGGAAGTTTCATTTCTGCGTATAACAATAGTTTTTTTTCGTTTTTATCGCTAAAAATGACTCTCCAAAAATCTAGGGCGTCCCCAGCATCCAATTCGGAAACATGGGTTCTTCCTCTACGCAACCCAATACCACCCACCAATTTATCCAGATACCCTCTTATTTTCCAGAGGAAATTGCCGTAATACCACCCCGTGGTACCTCCAATAGACCAAATCTTGTTGATAGTGGACTGTTCATTTTGCACTTTTCGTTCTTTATAATCCTTAAAACATCCAAATTGGGGAACATTGATGTATTTGTGCAGGTTATTCTTTAAGCGGCCGCTGCTCACCATGGAATCCTTCCAACTGGATACGATACTATTTTGTTCAATTTTTTCGAAGGCCAATTGCACGGCCTCTTTATAGGTTATAGGGTGTACGTCTAAGAGTTCATTGATATTGCTGGGCTTTCCAACAATTTGGACGCCCATGCTGTCCACCAATGTTGTTGCCAATTTGTAGGAGGTGGAGGTTACAAAATACAACCAATAAGAAGAAAGTTTTGGAGTCATGACCGGCACTGTTAAAATATAGCGTTTTAGCCCCCTTGTTTCTGCAAACTCCAAGAGCATTTGCTTATAGGTTAAAATTTCGGGACCAAAAATGTCATATGAGCTGTTATAAAGCTCTTTCCTTCCCTTTGCCCGTGATAAAAAAGCCAATACATCCCTTATCGCCAAGGGTTGGGTTTTGGTATTAAGCCATTTTGGCGCTACCATTACAGGTAGTTTTTCAACCAGGTCCCTAATGATCTCAAAGGAGGAGCTTCCCGATCCAACAATGATACCTGCCTTAAAAACGGTAAGTCCGTAAGAATCAGAAGCTAAAATTTCTTCTACATTTTTTCTGGACTGTAAATGTTTGGAAAGTTGTTCTTCGTTTGTAATACCACTTAGATAAATAACTTGCTTAAGGTTGGTAGTGGAAAAATAGTTTTTGAAATTGGCTGCACAAGCGGCTTCCAGGCGCTCAAAATTATTGGAAGAGTTAGACATGGAATGTATAAGATAATATGCCACATCAATATCTTTGGGTATATGTTTTAGAGTTTCCGGTTTTAAAAAATCGGCCTCGATTATACTGATATTTTCATCATCGAGGTAGTTTTTATCCGCTCTTAACTTATCCCGTACAGCGCAGACTACAGTATGCCCTTCATGGGTCAAAATAGGAATCAATCGTTTTCCGATATATCCTGTGGCGCCTGTTACGAGAATTTTCATTTATTGTTTTATATAGGATAAATAATTCAGCTTCACTCGGACATTAAAATCCATTGAAGTTGTTAATCTTAATATTGTCGGCTTTTAAATCGAACATAAGGTTGTACAAACCAAAAAATGTCCTATTAATATAGATAAAATGTTTGGACCCTCTGTTACCGTTCATTTTGCGTAGTTCGGTGCTCTTGGAGTAACGCTGTCCCAATTCTGTGATTTTTCCGAAGAATTCTTTATTTGAAAAGTCGAAAGTTTCCACCTGAAATGGTTGGGTGAAAAGACTTAACAATTCATGGAACATCTCCGTGAAGAATTCGGCTTCCTCTGGGGAATCGTCTTCACGTAAAATCTCCAGTTCATATAATTTGGAAACGAAGAATTTCTGGTCGTTAATATTCTCTGGTTTGGCCAACTCAAAATAAGGGACGTAGAAATCATTGGGAATAATTTTCATACAGCCAAAATCCAAGGCAATCAATTTACCTTCCTTGGATACCAAGAAATTTCCAGGATGTGGATCTGCATGTACTTTTCTCAACTTATGTATTTGGAACATATAAAAATCCCATAATGCCTGTCCCAATTGGTTGGCTTTCTCCTGATCGGTATTATAGGCTGTAAATTCTGAAAGGTGTTCACCTTGCATGAAATCCATGGTAATAATTCGATCAGAGGACAATTCTTCGTAATATTGAGGAAACAAAAGGTTGGGAATGTATGAGCAGGCATCAGCAATTTCCTTACTCTGTTCCATTTCCAACACATAATTTGTTTCCTCTATTAACTTTCCTTCAACTTCCTTAAAATACTTGTCCGAATCTTTGCCCTTAATATTAAACATTTTAATAGCAATAGGTTTAACAAGTGCAAGGTCGGAGGCTATACTCTCGGCAACTCCAGGATATTGGATTTTCACAGCAAGTTTTTTCCCATATTTTGCTGCCTCATGGACTTGTCCAATACTGGCAGCGTTGACTGAAGTTGTGTTGAAGGAATCAAATAATTCATTTGGCAGTTTGCCAAAATAATTTTTAAAAGTTTTAATTACTAGAGGGGGCGATAATGGGGGAACTGAAAATTGGGCCAAAGAAAACTTTTCCACATATGCTTGGGGCATTATACTTTTTTCCATGCTCAACATTTGAGCCACTTTAAGGGCACTTCCTTTAAGTTGTTTAAGGCTATCATAAATATCTCCCGCATTGTTCTCGTTGAGCCGTGATCTTGCCTCAACCTCTGTTTTCGTTAGTTTGTCGCCATAATACTTTAGATAATTTACCCCAACTCTGGCACCCGTGGACACCAGTTTTGAAGCGCGATGTATTTTAGAAACAGGTATATTGTCTATTGTTTTCATAGAATGTTTTTAATTCATGTGCATTTTTTCCTTGAAAAGAAATTTTCCAAAGTCGATTACACTTTTGAGCGGCGCAATATTCAAAACATCGAAACTGGTGTTGACCGATTTCTCTATAAAGATGTCGGTCTTTTCAAAGGCAGCCGAGGTGTCTTCCATCCAGAATTTAATGGTCAATAAAAATTGTAACCAAGCCGATTCTTGCAGTGCTCTACGTTGAATTTTATCTATTTGTTCCTGTTTAATGTCCAAGGTTTCAATGTCCAATTCCTCTATGTAGAAGGTGAAATTCTTTTTGAGCCCTGAAAGTAGCGTTAGTCCCTTTAGGCCGTTTTTATGGCGGTGTAGTGAGTACATTACATAACTTCTATTGGCCGTTAAATTTTCAAAAAAGGTGTAGTAAAAACTTAATAGCTTATTTCGGGCATCGAAGGATTTATAATCTTCGCTTTTTTCCAGTACAGAAATGGTATTATTAAAAAAAGCTTCGAAAATATGTTTTTCAATGGCTTCGAACGAACCAAAAAATTCATAGAACTTAGACTCTTCAAAGTTGTTGGCTTTTGCAAAGGCATAAACCGATTTGGGGTTTTCATTATGTTCAAGGACATAATCCATATAAGATGAGATAATGTCGTTTTCTGTTATTGTTTTCTTTTTTGCCATGATTTTCTGTTGTATGGTACAAGATACAAAATGTTTAACCTTTTTAATTAAATATTAAACAAAATTTAACTTGATTTTAGGGTGTTGAAACTTAAAAAGCCTTTAAAGGGCATTGCATAGAATTTTAAAACTCAAAAAAAGGGCTGCCATCCAGAATAGCGGGTTAACAACCTAGGTGGTAAATTAGGGTTGCAAGGATTTCTTCCTTAGCCGTAAGATTCCAAATTTATATCTATTTTGGGTCGTCAAAGATTTTGCACCAATTGATCTATCTGGGAAAAGGCAACAATAGTTTTGGGCAAATTACTTTTATTTATTTCTTGGAGCATTTTTCCCGATATCCAAAGCTCGGAAGCAGTGTCTTTCAGTAACATTTCATGAAATTCATTTAGATATGCCATAATGTTTTCCTTGTCCGGTTGTACCGTAAAATAGGAAACGAAGACAATATTATCATATAATGGAACCAAATCCTTTAAACTAAATATAGGAATGCTTTGTCCAAGAAAAATGGATTGATAGCCTTTTGATAGGATTTCATAATTTAGGAACATCAGCCCCAATTCGTGTATTTCGTTGTCCGGAAGATACAGCACAAAGGTTTTGGAGGCATTGGAAGGTGTGTTGAATTGCAACTTTTCTGTATTTACCAAAATCTTTTGTTTGATCAGGGCGCAGATAAAATGTTCATGGGAGGGCGTAATGGTATCGGTCTGCCAAAGCAGTCCCACTTCGTTTAAAAAAGGGATAAAATCTTCATAGAAAATTTCCCTAAATGATTTCTCCTTTAAAAGTGCATTGTATGTTTTAAAAAATAGTGCCTGATCAAAGTTCATCATGGACATTTTAAAGGAATTTAGCACATGTCCGTTGTCCCTCTGTTCCGCAACCATAATTTTTACAACCTTAGGAATATTATCTTCTCCTAGCTGCGAAATCTTTGAAATCTTATAACCGTTATTGTAGAGAAAGGTAACGTTAAGAAGTTTTTGTAGGTTCTCTAAATCATAACATCTTATGTTGGTGTCCGTTCTGTTGGGCTGAAAAAGGTTGTATCGCTTTTCCCATATTCTAATGGTATGGGCCTTAATACCAGAAAGATTCTCAAGGTCTTTAATGCTAAAATTACTCTTAACGTTGTTCATTAATTTTTAAAAAAGGTTAAACAAAAATATCATTTTTATATTTTATTTCAAAGTTTCTACAAACGTTTAATATATGGGTCTGTTCATGTGATTCCATCTTCGGCCAGTTTTTTTCTTAAATAATATTTCCCGAAAACAGAATATTCCACTATTTGCCTTAGCCATGGCAAATCGTATCTTTATGGCTGAACAATTATGTATTGAAATCATACAGCCAAATCATTTTCAATAATTTTAGGGAACTGCTGCACTTTTTGAAAAGTACCAATTTCTCTAAGGCCATTCTGATTGCCATTGCGGTTACGGTACCTATTTTACTTTCCATCAGATGGGGACATTTAGAAATTGGACTTGCGCTTTGCTTTGGGGCCTTTTGGAGTTCGCCCAGTGATGTGAGTGGCAACTTTCGTCACAAGAAATATGGGATCCTATTTTCTGCGCTGCTGGTAATGTTGGTTAGTTTTATTGGGGGGTATCTCAAGTTCGAAACGTGGTTGTTGATTCCTGTTTTGGGGCTTCTAACTTTTGCAATCGCCTTTATTTCGGTTTATGGATTTCGGGCTTCCCTAATCAGTTTTTCCGGCTTGCTGGCCCTGGTATTGAGTTTCGCCCATGAATCGAAGGAACTCGAAATTTATGAATACGCACTTTTAATAGGTGCGGGTGGACTATGGTATTTGCTATTGGCCGTACTTTGGTATCGTATAAATCCCAAAGCGCAGACCGAAGAGCTTTTCTGGGAGACTTATAGGCTCACCGCCGAATTTCTGGAAACTCGGGCTAAATTGGTAGGTCCGAAGATGGATCGATTGGAATTGCAGTCCAAATTATATGAGATTCAGAGTAAGTTAATTGAACATCATGAAACCCTAAGGGAAATTTTACTGCTTTCAAGGAAAAGTTCAGGAAGGTCAAGTTATCAGGCCAAAAGACTGTTGATTTTTGTTGAATTAATAGACATGCTTGAAACCGCTATAGCAAATCCGGTCAATTATGAAAAAATGGATGCTCTTTTTGGAGACCACCCCGAGTTTATAGAGAGCTTTCAGAATCTAATATTTGAAATGGCAGGTCAATTAAGGATAATCGCCGAGGCAGGAACCGACCAAAGCAAGTTTCCCAAAAATTCCAAATTGGTGCAATATTTTGGTAAGGTGGAACACGAAATAGCCAGCTTCAGGAAGGAAACGGGCACTGAAGATTATGAGGGATTCCTAATGCTTCAAAACCTTTTACAATATCTTGAAAAACAATTTGAAAAACTTAAAAAGATAAAATGGCTTTTGGGTAATCCGGATCTGGGTACGCTAGATTTGGTGGATCAGACTTTGGCCAAACGTTTTATAGTGGCCCAAGATTATGATCCCAAATTATTGCTGAGCAACTTTAGTTTTAGGTCTACCATATTTAGACATTCCTTAAGGTTGTCTGTAGCCGTTATGATAGGGTATGCTCTAGGTAATTTCTTCGATTTTCAAAATCCATATTGGATACTCTTGACTATTATCGTAATAATGCGGCCCAGTTATGGTCTTACCAAATCCCGTACAAAAGATAGAATTATTGGAACGCTTATAGGAGGCGCTATTGCGACCGGTTTTGTTTTTTTAATACAGAATCCCTTTGTATTTGGGCTCTTGGGAGTGGTGTCCTTGATTGTTGCCTTTTCAATGGTCCAGAAAAATTATAGGGCGGGGGCAACATTCATAACTCTTACCGTGGTATTTGTTTATGCCATTATCCGTCCAGATATAATAACCGTTATACAGTACAGGGTATTGGATACCCTTATTGGAGCTGGACTGTCCTTTGTGGCGATGTTGTGGATTTTGCCGGCATGGGAATTTATGGAGATCAGGGAGCAAATAGAAAATAGCGTCAAGGCCAATAAAGGTTTTCTTGCCCAAATTGCCCAATATTACGAACAAAAGGGTAAGGTTACAACGACCTATAAGGTGTCGCGTAAAGAGGCTTTCGTGGAAACTTCCAACCTTAGTTCGGCCTTTCAAAGAATGGCACAAGAACCTGTATCCAAACAAAAAAATCTGGATAAAATATATGAATTGGTTGTGCTTAACCATACCTTTCTTTCGTCTTTGGCGTCATTCAGTACTTTTATCCAGAACAATCCTACTACTGAGGCTTCGTTAAAATTTAAAAATTTTATTTCTGAAATTGATGAAAATTTGGAGCAGGTACTTCATGCCTTAGAGAATTCAAAATCCGACCAGGCACCCATTGATCCCCATAACAATCAGTTCGCCAAGGAACAGCTTCCCTCCTTTGTACCCAAGAATATTGAACTTTCCTCTAGGGTAGACATAAAATTGGAGCGCGAACTTCAGGAAGCCCACTTGGTTACAGAACAATTGCACTGGCTATTTTCCTTAAGTGGAAAAATGTTAAGGCTGGTCTCAAAAATCGAGTTTGATTAGAAGATTCATAGAAGGTTATTAGTTACTGTTTGTTAATTAAATTGTAAAAATTGGGAATGGATAGCTACCTAATTTATACTTATCGGCTTCCTATGGAATTGATCCTTAGTAATAAGAGCACAAATTCTTTTTAAATCAAAATCTATGAATAATAGCCTTTCCATTGCTATTTAATGCATTTATGTATTTTTACATTTATGACCTTTTTGTTCACTCACATTTAAATTTTATGATCAAAAGAATTATTCTTACACCCTTTCAGAAATTCGTAAAAATAGAGAGTTTAAGTGGTATCCTATTATTTAGTGCTACACTCATTGCCATGATTTGGGCAAATTCCGGGTTTAGTGATTCCTACAATTCCTTATGGCAGTATAAAATTGGTGTCGGCTCTGAAACTTTTCAGCTTACAAAACCGCTTATTCTATGGATCAATGACGGCCTCATGGCTTTATTTTTCTTTCTGATCGGATTGGAAATTAAACGGGAGCTTCTGATAGGGGAACTTAACGGACTTCGAAAAGCAATGTTTCCTTTGTTCGCCGCAATCGGGGGAATGATCTTTCCTTTGTTGTTATTTCTTTTCTTAAATGACTCTCCCCAAACGGCCCAAGGCTGGGGTATTCCTATGGCAACTGATATTGCTTTTTCCTTAGCAATTTTGAAACTATTAGGGGATAGGGTTCCCCTAAGCCTTAAAATATTCCTTACTGCTTTCGCCATAGTGGATGATTTGGGGGCAGTAATGGTTATTGCCATTTTCTATAGCGGAGGGGTTGATTGGCTATTAATTTTATATGCATTGATTCCTTTGTTGATACTCTCTTTTATAGGGTTTAAGGGGGTCTATTCCAAGTACTGGACAGTAATTCTTGGGGTCATAATTTGGGTGCTTTTTTTAAAGTCGGGTATACATCCAACTATAGCGGGTGTACTTGTTGCCTTTACCGTGCCAATTCGGCAAAAGATAGATATGCAGTATTTTAAGGAGAATTTATCCAAAATCATGACCGGTATTGCCCAATCCAATAACGAGAATGTTCCTGTACTATCCAATGAACAAATAGGGCATATGGACGATTTGGAGGATTTGACCGATAAATTTACATCGC contains the following coding sequences:
- a CDS encoding Lacal_2735 family protein, whose translation is MFGIFKNKSKEKKLQEKYNGLMKEWHTLSSINRSESDKKYAEAQEVLEELVALQKN
- a CDS encoding glutathione peroxidase; translated protein: MNPFKTFAATLFTSSIPKEKMDRQSIYDVKINSLSAAHINLKDFEGKYILFVNVASKCGFTPQYKQLQELQDSYKNNLVVIGLPCNQFGGQEPGSPADIETFCEVNYGVKFLMTEKIDVKGKNQHPLYRWLTNKDVNGHKNSTVKWNFQKYLVDEKGNLVDYFFSNTNPMSSKITKFLIK
- a CDS encoding SDR family NAD(P)-dependent oxidoreductase, producing the protein MKTIVIVGGSKGIGKAIVGNLVDSHKVINLSRTAPEYTHGNLTHYNVDILKDDLPEITALDAIVYCPGSINLKPISRFSLEDFREDFEINVIGAVKAIQKYLEVLKKGQHPSVLLFSTVASKLGMPYHASIATAKSGVEGLVKSLGAELAPTIRINAIAPTVTDTELASKLLRNEKMIENIKERHPLKKFLDPKEVAGMAEFLLSEKASSISGQIFEMDYGIVTFKI
- the folE gene encoding GTP cyclohydrolase I FolE, producing MNIDTLTLNKKNGHKLNGFTHEDIGDDHLYTGLETPMKPDAFKLSDTEKKQRIALLFQEIMDVMGLDLTDDSLKGTPERVAKMYIDEIFSGLNPANKPKIALFDNKYQYNQMLVEKNITFYSNCEHHFVPIIGKAHVAYISSGKVIGLSKLNRIVQYYAKRPQVQERLTNQIAEDLKRILGTDDVAVIIDAKHLCVSSRGIKDETSATVTSYYGGKFNTPSKVAELQNYLKN
- a CDS encoding TIGR03643 family protein, encoding MSLSERDIDRIIEMAWEDRTPFEAIIYQFSMREQEVIKLMRREMKPSSFKMWRQRVQGRATKHQKLRTFVEGRFKCSRQKQITHNSISKR
- a CDS encoding SDR family oxidoreductase, whose amino-acid sequence is MKILVTGATGYIGKRLIPILTHEGHTVVCAVRDKLRADKNYLDDENISIIEADFLKPETLKHIPKDIDVAYYLIHSMSNSSNNFERLEAACAANFKNYFSTTNLKQVIYLSGITNEEQLSKHLQSRKNVEEILASDSYGLTVFKAGIIVGSGSSSFEIIRDLVEKLPVMVAPKWLNTKTQPLAIRDVLAFLSRAKGRKELYNSSYDIFGPEILTYKQMLLEFAETRGLKRYILTVPVMTPKLSSYWLYFVTSTSYKLATTLVDSMGVQIVGKPSNINELLDVHPITYKEAVQLAFEKIEQNSIVSSWKDSMVSSGRLKNNLHKYINVPQFGCFKDYKERKVQNEQSTINKIWSIGGTTGWYYGNFLWKIRGYLDKLVGGIGLRRGRTHVSELDAGDALDFWRVIFSDKNEKKLLLYAEMKLPGEAWLEFKIENGLLKQTATFRPRGLAGRLYWYSVFPFHGLIFNGLINKLVTN
- a CDS encoding ABC1 kinase family protein, with product MKTIDNIPVSKIHRASKLVSTGARVGVNYLKYYGDKLTKTEVEARSRLNENNAGDIYDSLKQLKGSALKVAQMLSMEKSIMPQAYVEKFSLAQFSVPPLSPPLVIKTFKNYFGKLPNELFDSFNTTSVNAASIGQVHEAAKYGKKLAVKIQYPGVAESIASDLALVKPIAIKMFNIKGKDSDKYFKEVEGKLIEETNYVLEMEQSKEIADACSYIPNLLFPQYYEELSSDRIITMDFMQGEHLSEFTAYNTDQEKANQLGQALWDFYMFQIHKLRKVHADPHPGNFLVSKEGKLIALDFGCMKIIPNDFYVPYFELAKPENINDQKFFVSKLYELEILREDDSPEEAEFFTEMFHELLSLFTQPFQVETFDFSNKEFFGKITELGQRYSKSTELRKMNGNRGSKHFIYINRTFFGLYNLMFDLKADNIKINNFNGF
- a CDS encoding TetR family transcriptional regulator C-terminal domain-containing protein, which produces MAKKKTITENDIISSYMDYVLEHNENPKSVYAFAKANNFEESKFYEFFGSFEAIEKHIFEAFFNNTISVLEKSEDYKSFDARNKLLSFYYTFFENLTANRSYVMYSLHRHKNGLKGLTLLSGLKKNFTFYIEELDIETLDIKQEQIDKIQRRALQESAWLQFLLTIKFWMEDTSAAFEKTDIFIEKSVNTSFDVLNIAPLKSVIDFGKFLFKEKMHMN
- a CDS encoding MerR family transcriptional regulator gives rise to the protein MNNVKSNFSIKDLENLSGIKAHTIRIWEKRYNLFQPNRTDTNIRCYDLENLQKLLNVTFLYNNGYKISKISQLGEDNIPKVVKIMVAEQRDNGHVLNSFKMSMMNFDQALFFKTYNALLKEKSFREIFYEDFIPFLNEVGLLWQTDTITPSHEHFICALIKQKILVNTEKLQFNTPSNASKTFVLYLPDNEIHELGLMFLNYEILSKGYQSIFLGQSIPIFSLKDLVPLYDNIVFVSYFTVQPDKENIMAYLNEFHEMLLKDTASELWISGKMLQEINKSNLPKTIVAFSQIDQLVQNL
- a CDS encoding FUSC family protein, translated to MKSYSQIIFNNFRELLHFLKSTNFSKAILIAIAVTVPILLSIRWGHLEIGLALCFGAFWSSPSDVSGNFRHKKYGILFSALLVMLVSFIGGYLKFETWLLIPVLGLLTFAIAFISVYGFRASLISFSGLLALVLSFAHESKELEIYEYALLIGAGGLWYLLLAVLWYRINPKAQTEELFWETYRLTAEFLETRAKLVGPKMDRLELQSKLYEIQSKLIEHHETLREILLLSRKSSGRSSYQAKRLLIFVELIDMLETAIANPVNYEKMDALFGDHPEFIESFQNLIFEMAGQLRIIAEAGTDQSKFPKNSKLVQYFGKVEHEIASFRKETGTEDYEGFLMLQNLLQYLEKQFEKLKKIKWLLGNPDLGTLDLVDQTLAKRFIVAQDYDPKLLLSNFSFRSTIFRHSLRLSVAVMIGYALGNFFDFQNPYWILLTIIVIMRPSYGLTKSRTKDRIIGTLIGGAIATGFVFLIQNPFVFGLLGVVSLIVAFSMVQKNYRAGATFITLTVVFVYAIIRPDIITVIQYRVLDTLIGAGLSFVAMLWILPAWEFMEIREQIENSVKANKGFLAQIAQYYEQKGKVTTTYKVSRKEAFVETSNLSSAFQRMAQEPVSKQKNLDKIYELVVLNHTFLSSLASFSTFIQNNPTTEASLKFKNFISEIDENLEQVLHALENSKSDQAPIDPHNNQFAKEQLPSFVPKNIELSSRVDIKLERELQEAHLVTEQLHWLFSLSGKMLRLVSKIEFD
- the nhaA gene encoding Na+/H+ antiporter NhaA, whose protein sequence is MIKRIILTPFQKFVKIESLSGILLFSATLIAMIWANSGFSDSYNSLWQYKIGVGSETFQLTKPLILWINDGLMALFFFLIGLEIKRELLIGELNGLRKAMFPLFAAIGGMIFPLLLFLFLNDSPQTAQGWGIPMATDIAFSLAILKLLGDRVPLSLKIFLTAFAIVDDLGAVMVIAIFYSGGVDWLLILYALIPLLILSFIGFKGVYSKYWTVILGVIIWVLFLKSGIHPTIAGVLVAFTVPIRQKIDMQYFKENLSKIMTGIAQSNNENVPVLSNEQIGHMDDLEDLTDKFTSPLQKLEHRLHGWVAYFIMPIFALANAGVVFGTNMELNTSLMMNIAIALFLGKLVGVTLLSWIGIKLKIAVLPEDINFLQISGIAILAGVGFTMSIFIANLAFVSNVIFIDSAKVGILIGSVASGLVGYLILRWSGGKEKGH